From the genome of Solanum lycopersicum chromosome 12, SLM_r2.1:
agagcaagagttgaattcatttctcaaaacttataagggaactaagtattccctaagagtttataaatgttttcacatttaagttaaaaagGAACTAAGAAGTtcgaaaaaaaatttgaactgaAGAGGGGAACATTGATTCTAAGAGGAGCTTCATAAAGCTAAAGGGTTCaacaaattatctcaacccaaagaaaagaaagtttcaattaaaaatgagctaaagtacattttgggagtagtattgagcaccgatgtggggatgagagtacatattaactcaagtatccatataaaccatgtagccaccatagGAATTGATGGGTCACACTTATAGATAATCACGTAAGGAGAGCTAGTAGATCCACTAAGTTGAGTAAGGTCCTATACCGATGGCAAAGTGTAGGATGATCCTCTTGCAACGTGAGGTAAggcgttgtatcatcacttaggctcaaaGTGATGGTTgccggttagagaatctcccacattATTAATTACATAGTTCCTCAAAGCGTTCTGCTTAGTATTAATGAGAGTATgcgacttcattcatgcattgcacaagtagactttgagaggaagtatgatatttttatgatatttttatcttaAGTTAACAACATGTTTTTAAcagcttttctttatattgcccttgttttaaactactttatattgaaatgagttcagttgAGTATCAGGAAGTGAGTTTCctaagttgagtatcttgagttaGTTTGTGCTTCGTTAAGTCCAATATCATACCTTTGAAGTTGAATatctaatctttgagttgaatGTCTAATCTCTGAATTCAATAtttaatctttgagttgagttgaaaaGATGCAAGTATGTTTCAATCTTTTTATTCAATATCAAacttatgttatgctttagaatttcccttacatgctcgtacatttcaCGTATTGAGCCATTTGGCCTGCATCTTTTGATGATGCAGACACGTGTATTCATGATCGTCAACAACAGCTTCTTTGATACATCCGAGAGTTAGAGTTAACTATGGTGAGTCTCCTTGCTTCTGAAGGATTTTATTTACCTTTTAGTTTAGTTAGGAGGTCGTGGGTGTTGTCCCGACTTCCATCATTgtcatttagaggcttcatagatagtctgTTTAGTTAAGGAGTCTTtattttgcatttattttattaaatgttttaaagactaaaGTTGTCTATTTTATGGCTAGttgaatacattattttattcaaagttgTTCAATTGAGTTAAAGCTTctaaagttgagtttatgaattttatttcacttttcaacCTTTGtatgcttaagtgagtcttccgcttgtagtcaGTCAGTATGAGGGTCCGCTCGGCAAccagcaatggtcttcgagtgccggccacgtccagggtgtaggctcgggtcgTGATAATTTTGCATTGGCTTGATATAAACACCCGATGCGAATAAATTTTTTCCGctgaaaattcatttttattaaccTACTTATGTATTAATAGATTTTTCTCATTCTATTTTGTACTcgaattaaataaacaaataatgatttcttatgtcgttattttttcctttgtgttcatatataaattaaaatctcTAAGTAATTTAATCTACATATTTTAGTTTAAGGAAAGCAAcgatttattataatattttattatatagatttttattcatttttattttagtttgttaatttaaaattatccttaaattagaaaaataaaacattaatcttacttattttaatttcaatatatttgGTGGAGATGTATCTCATAGTAGACGTAAGAGTagaatattcatattatatgaGACCTAAGTATTTGGTTTTGAATACAGAAAATGTATCTCAAATTGAATCGtaaagattttatattattatatcccTTTCTTATagataaaaactaaaattaacctTCTTATGAACTCAAAATAGTAAACAAGAAATACTAACtacatattttatatctttattACCATAATTTAGCTTATTTACTTTTCAATAAAAGTAATACTAGTGTATATGgctaaaattagttatttttgtaaTGTGCAAAATGTTTCAATCACAGactaattacttaaaataagtttattagGAAATTAATCACTTTACTTATTTCAATAACAATATTTAATgcctaaataatatatttaaaatactcaTTAGATGCattatattagtataaataCTGATTTTAAAAGACGGTCATTAGACGCGTTAAATTAGTGCAAGTACTATTTagcaatgaaaaataatttagtcattcattattatctttacgactattaattaaagttaaattgacATACAATATCTTATTATATCAACATAAAGAAATTTTCGGCGATATAAAAGATTATTGCAAAAGCTCCATTTTTACTGACGACATAGAATATTGCTACAAAAGCTCAACATTTAGTAGAAGGTTGCTACAGAACCATCGCATTTAGCCGCCACAACCAAAACTTTTTGCAACGACATTCATGAGTCGCCACAATTACACTTtcatctatatttatttttaaaaaacgtaAGTAACTATTGTGATGACATGAATTATGTCACCACTAAACGTCCTACATTTTGTGGCGACAGTAGGTGTTGCAACTATAGTCGCCAATTTCTGTGGCAACTTGGTTAATCGCCACAAAAAGTCGTACAATTGTGGCAACTATATGTGTCGTCATAGATAGTTGTTGCTAAAAATTGTGTTTCTTATAGAatgtgtttgggagtaatgagaTTTGGTGaagggttgacttgtccaccttAATTTGTTCTAATTGTGAAAAAGGtaatatgattaattatttgtatgtgatgtgttgagaaaggtaTGAGTCTGTGTTATAAGAGGAAAGTTTACTACTATAGAATGTCAATTGTATTCTGAGAATGCCAAATCATATGGGTGTTAGTTggtatattattgacttgatttattatgtgtgaTTGTTTTCTTTACTGAACTCGTATAGTTATGATAATTCAGGTGATTATATGTCATAGCGACATTTGATTTATTAAGATGTAGCATCatcctttttatttgatatcatattgtgcaAATACATTGGCATGAGATTGGGCATGAGTAAAATTCTAACACGTGGATATCGTTAGTGTTGAGATCAGATATGATTATAATTTAGACATGTGGAGATCGATCGCGCGAGAAATCGATTACGTTTATAAGTTGGACATGTGTAGATCGTCTGTGCTGGAGATTGTTTGATTTTACGATAGTGCGTTTGAGACACGTGAAGActgtccgtgtcggtatatggaccttgCGAGTCCTTTATGGATCATGAAATCTCGATGTATTTTCGATGAGtctcatgtatatacggttgagagagaaattgatatTTTGAGGCAAATCATTTCACGGCGACATAATGCATTGCATATCCTTCATTCTTggtgattttttgttttattggtGGTTGAAAGTTACtttgatatttgattacctctatttgatgaatttgatcATGTGTGTTGGTTGCATTGGGAGTGCTTTGTTTGTGAAAGTTGTGATGATGAATAAAGTGATTGTTGTTGACCAAGGTGATAGGTAAACTATGAACTATTAGGTTAGACCGGTTTTAtacaggttgtagttgtggaggttagGTTGGTGTGTAAGGAGTACCCATATTTCtttcccttagcttgtgtttagaggtttacttgttgagtGTCGTGGgcttggtactcaccccttgcttctacaattttttgtagatTATAAGCCTGAACCTTTGTGATATTTTCCTTTCCCATTGTTTGAGGCTTCTTATGGAGATTTATGAGGTAGTTGATTGTCATTTCAGGGGACCTTCTTACTCatatttatgatcttgttctaatcaagaaacaatgtcatataagatttgtatttttcttttgattcagttgtaatactttagaggtttGTACATGTGAGGATCAGGTTTTGGGGGTTAATTAAGTTGACTTATTTTCcacaatattttataatattagacTTTTATTCACATTTTACTTCCGCATTCACTATATTAGTTAGGTTTCAGACTGACTTGTGTTGATCGAATAAGACGAGTGCcttcacgtccatttttggatcgtgatGATATCAgagttttataaaaatataggataaaaaatgaataatattaattattaaatactaataaataagGCAAAAAACAAAATGAGAAGACAATATTAAAGTGACGAACTATTACTTTAAATCTCTGTCACATAAAAATGAATCTTTTTATAGtgttattaaatatgaatttaacgGATACCGTATAATAGAACATAAGTAACAATTGAATCAGAGTATATGGATATATTACTCGAcgttttatttaattctagaaCTTCCTCGGTTGCTTGTATAAATAGATAGATTgtattgttttattgttttgattCTCTCATAagcatttcttcttcttctttccttttGTGTTAAcacacatttttctttctttcgctCGTCAATAACATGGCACAGTCCATACTCATGCCTGGAAGAAGCTTCACAATGTCCAGAAATCAAGCAAGAAACAAAGAAACCAGAAGCAAAAATCAAAAGAAcccagaaaaaaaaatcaaaagaaaccCCATAAACTCCACCATTTCTTCTACCCATGAATGGCCAACAACACCCATCgctaaaaagaagaagaatttcaCACCATTTAGGTGTGTGGGTTGCAGGGAAACTTCACAACTCTCTGTCCCTGCACCAATTGCTGATAGCCAatccaagaagaagaagaagaagctgaGAACCAAAACCCTTAATTTTTTTGATGGtgattttgatgattttgttgTTTCAAGAAAACCCCATTCTTCTAAAGGGAGAGTTGATGCTGACAAGATTACGCCCAAGGAGGTAATAATTAATggatattattatataattttgccATGAATTATTGCTTATCATATTCTTTTTACTATCAttcttttaatatctttttgacTAATTTGGATTGTGACTTTTTTATGCAGTTAGAAATGATTCAATTTTCATAAACTTAAAGTATCTATTTTCTAAGTGATATCCAAAATTAGTTGATTTGCACTAATAAATAGGATCAGAGGGATTATATATAGTGAATTGTTATGATACGGGTTCAAATGAAGCAAGAATGCAAGATTGATACTATTGAATTCATATAGGGACTATTTATGACTTGTGGCTTTTGATTATATTATATCTGCAGTTGAATGTATATATGTTGAATGTTGAGTACAAGATTTATGTGTTGGTAAAGTGAAGCATATCCCgcaatttcattttctttttccacAGCAGTCTATGCAAAGAATGGTGACAGGCTCAGAAGACTATCCTGTTCTTGATACTGCAACTCTGGAAAGGCCACACTCGCGAGCAGATTGGTTTGGATTTGGGCATCATTCTCATTTTGATTTTTCTGAAGGGCTTTCTGAGGTTTCTCCTCGCTTGCCTTACTGCCTAATCTAAATATAACAACAATCTCTTTGCTGCGCAGAAGAATCTTTAGTGAAATTATGTTTCCTCATGTGCTTTTGAATATCTCGCCTATCTGGTGGTCTTGTGAGTGAGTTTTTGTAGTTTAGTgccatttctttaattttaccCTGCCATTGTAGTGTTCTTATCTGAGAATAACGTGAGTAGACTTGACAGTGAAGCTGTAGAAACTTGTCCTCAAGTTTAAGTTGATGTACCCTAACTTCAGAGTGACAACTTACTTGCGGAGAAACTCAATGACCAGACTAATATAATGTTGCTAAAGCAATAGTGGATTTTGACGAAGCCTTTAAGCATGTTTGTTATTACAACATGCAGCAAACACCCATCCTATGGCTATGGCATCATGTAGTTTGTGGAATTTATCAGTTATTCACCTTATATAAACCTTTCAATTTAGTAATATTAGAGGAGCTTTCAGTCACTGTTATCTATCGAGTTCTGTATCGTAGCATAGCATAGTGGTAACgaatccttttctttttcctccTTTTGAGAAGTTAACATTCACAGTTGggataaatgttttaaattattaatatgcaATCCGGAAGTGATACTTAGTGAACTATAATTGCAGTTTGTGATGCTTCAGAATAGTTTTATGGGAGGAAGAACAGATTGTCCTGATCGATACCGAAGCTTGAGGCTTAATGTGGATAACATGTCATATGAGGCAAGTCATTTCCTTGGATCTCTCTGTCCTTGTAACTCTATCTGTGTGTTAACGATAAGTTCCCTTTGCTTACAGGAATTGGTGGAACTCGGTGATAGAATTGGATATGTGAGTACAGGATTGAAAGAAAACGAGATAACTCAATGTGTTAGGAGAACAAAGCCCGTCTCTTTGAATAATTTCTCTCATTTACACACAGTAGTGGAGAAAAATTGTAGCATTTGTCAGGTTTGTGATATATTTGTGTTTGGTAGTCTCAAAACATCGTTTTAAAGAAAAGTTTACTCTCTAACAATTAAACTATCTTTTATTGGTTTCCGAAATACAGGAAGAATATGAGGCTGATGATGAAATGGGCAAGCTGGGTTGTGGACACTTTTATCATATCGACTGCATAAAACAGTGGCTTATGCACAAAAATAACTGTCCCGTCTGTAAATCTGTTGCCATGTCAACCTGTTGATTTTCGTATTCCTTTTGTATATAGCCTTTGTGCATCCTGAAACTGATGGCTCTTTTGTTCGGACAGCAGTTCAATATGAGACTTGCTGAAACAAGGTGGTTCACAATCTTCAATTGTACATAACTCTATCAGATAATGAACTTTTAAGCGTGATGTTGATTTGTGGCTGCTTTCCTGTTTTCATGGTGAAAAATTGTTTCAGTATTGTCATTGCCTCTCATAAATGCCTGCATTTTCTCAGTTGGATTTGTGAAAATACGTTATAGACAAGTTGATTAAGAGTTATTTGTAGTATCCTTAttcaatattcaaaattatgCTGATCGATTTCTTTTAACCTAATCCCTTTATATTTTAGCAATTTAGTATTTCAGCAGTGCGTATTtttcaattagttagttagaTATTTAGTTCGTCTTAAGTTGCAAGTAACTTAAGCaatattaattagaaaattaattagtgCGAAATAGTGAGACAGTACAACTCTGATCGAGGTATGTATATAATAGCTCAAAATCCTGACATTAAATCCACACCAAAAACTAGATAGCAAGTGAGAAGCAGTAGATGGAGAGTAAAACGAAGCTATTTTCATTAGTTTTAGAGCAATTTTGGTCATGTTGATCAGCGATCTAAATAACTCATGTATGTGGACGTATGTTTAAGTTTGGAGGTATCTAAAAAATAGGTAAATGTAAGCTATTTCGAATTAACTTTGTAGAAAATTGATGACAGATTTGGAAtgtaatttttaagaaatttagaATAGATCTGTATTAGCTAGCTAACAATAGGGTTGGAAATACAATTTACACGTAATTAAgttataattgtt
Proteins encoded in this window:
- the LOC101244847 gene encoding ring finger domain-containing protein isoform X2 codes for the protein MAQSILMPGRSFTMSRNQARNKETRSKNQKNPEKKIKRNPINSTISSTHEWPTTPIAKKKKNFTPFRCVGCRETSQLSVPAPIADSQSKKKKKKLRTKTLNFFDGDFDDFVVSRKPHSSKGRVDADKITPKEFVMLQNSFMGGRTDCPDRYRSLRLNVDNMSYEELVELGDRIGYVSTGLKENEITQCVRRTKPVSLNNFSHLHTVVEKNCSICQEEYEADDEMGKLGCGHFYHIDCIKQWLMHKNNCPVCKSVAMSTC
- the LOC101244847 gene encoding ring finger domain-containing protein isoform X1 encodes the protein MAQSILMPGRSFTMSRNQARNKETRSKNQKNPEKKIKRNPINSTISSTHEWPTTPIAKKKKNFTPFRCVGCRETSQLSVPAPIADSQSKKKKKKLRTKTLNFFDGDFDDFVVSRKPHSSKGRVDADKITPKEQSMQRMVTGSEDYPVLDTATLERPHSRADWFGFGHHSHFDFSEGLSEFVMLQNSFMGGRTDCPDRYRSLRLNVDNMSYEELVELGDRIGYVSTGLKENEITQCVRRTKPVSLNNFSHLHTVVEKNCSICQEEYEADDEMGKLGCGHFYHIDCIKQWLMHKNNCPVCKSVAMSTC
- the LOC101244847 gene encoding ring finger domain-containing protein encodes the protein MAQSILMPGRSFTMSRNQARNKETRSKNQKNPEKKIKRNPINSTISSTHEWPTTPIAKKKKNFTPFRCVGCRETSQLSVPAPIADSQSKKKKKKLRTKTLNFFDGDFDDFVVSRKPHSSKGRVDADKITPKESMQRMVTGSEDYPVLDTATLERPHSRADWFGFGHHSHFDFSEGLSEFVMLQNSFMGGRTDCPDRYRSLRLNVDNMSYEELVELGDRIGYVSTGLKENEITQCVRRTKPVSLNNFSHLHTVVEKNCSICQEEYEADDEMGKLGCGHFYHIDCIKQWLMHKNNCPVCKSVAMSTC